GTCGGTCAGCCGACCCAACGCGGGAGTGCGGAGCAACTGCCCCGCCCGGACCCGCCTCCCGTCGGCACCGACGAGCCCACCCAGATCGCGTGCGTTCGGTGCACCTACCAGCTCCCAGCCCTGCCCGGTCATCCGGTCTCCCATCCCGACGTGCGCCTGCGTATAGGGTGCCTGACATGACGATCTCGGAGGTACGCACCCACCGGGTTTCGGCCCCCTTACACACCCCGTTCGTCACCGCGTTGCGTCGTACCACCACAGTGGACACCCTCGTCGTCGAACTGGTCGACTCCGACGGCCGTTCCGGCTTCGGCGAGGCCCCCCAGGTGTGGCAGGTCACCGGCGCGTCGGTCGCCGGCGCACGGGCGTGCGTACGCGAACTGCTCGGCCCCCAGCTGATCGGCCGTGACCCGGACGACCTGGTGGCCCGATGCGCCGAGGTGCAGCGCGCGGTGGTCGGCAACGAGGCGGCGAAGGCCGCGGTGGATGTCGCCCTGCACGACCTCGCCGCCCGGCGGTTGGGCGTACCCCTGGTGCGGTTGCTCGGGGGCACCAGGCTGCGGGTGCCGACGGACGTCACGCTCGCGGCGGGCGACGCGGTGGACCTGGCGGCGGCGGCGCGGCAGCGGCAGGCGGACGGCTTCGGCGTGCTGAAGTTGAAGGTCGGCACCGACGCGAGCACCGACCTGGACCGGGTCCGGGCCGTTCGCGCGGCCGTCGGCCCGGGGGTGCGGATCCGGCTCGACGCCAACCAGGGCTGGACGCCCCGGGAGGCGGTCCGGGTGATTCGGGGCATCGAGGACGCCGGCCTCGACGTGGAGCTGGTCGAGCAGCCGGTGGCCCGCTGGGACCTGGACGGCCTGGCCTGGGTGAGCGACCGGGTGTCCGTGCCGATCCTGGCCGACGAGGCGGTCTTCGGGGTCCGTGACCTGGTGGAGGTGATCCGTCGTCGGGCCGCCGACCTGGTCAACGTCAAGCTGGCCAAGTGCGGTGGGCTGCACCCGGCGCGTACCCTCCTCGAACTTGCCACCGCCCACGGGCTCGGCACGGTGGTCGGCTCCATGATGGAGAGCCAGGTCGGCATCGGTGCGGCGGCGAGCCTGGTCGCCGCGTACGGCACCACCGCGGTGCCCGACCTGGACGCCGCCTGGTGGCTGGCCTGGTCACCGGTGCAGGGCGGAATACGCTACGAGGGGGCGACCGTGGTGTTGCCCGACGCGCCTGGCCTGGGCATCTCCGGCCTTGCTGAAGCAAAGGTGCAGGCGCGTGGTTGATGAGCGTTGGTTTCTTTCATAGGGTTCCCTGGACAGCCGACTCGATCTGGGGGTTGACGTGAAGCTGCAACCGGGCCGCGAGGCCGTCGTCCGGGTCGCGGTGGCGACGCTGTGGACCTCCCCCGAGGCGGTCCGCCCGGTCGACCGTCCGGCGCTGACCGCCGGCGCCGACATCCTGACCTGGGTTTCCGGCCTGGACACCGACCAGCAGGTCGGCGACTGCGTGCTGAGCCAGCTCCTGCTCGGCGAGCGGGTCCTCGTCAGCGAGCTGCGCCCGGACGGCTGGGCCCGGGTCGTCGCCGTCGAGCAGCCCGCCGCCAAGCTGGACCCGCGCGGCTACCCGGGCTGGCTCCCCACCGAGCAACTGACCCCCGTCGACCCGTCCACCGACACCGGCACCGACCCGCCGCTGGTGGTCGACTCCACAGTCACCGGGCTGCACGCCGCTCCGAACGGTCCGGTGGTGCTGCCCGGCGTCGTCGTCGGCACCCGCCTCGTCCCGGCCGGCCCCGCGCGCGACGACTGGCGGCCGGTGCACGTCCCCGGTCACGCCGCGCCACTCTGGTTGCCCGACGACCACCTCGTCGCCACGTCGGCCGAGGCGCCGGCCGCAGCGCAGGCGCTCGCGGTGGCGCAGCGGCTGCTGGACGTGGCCTACATCTGGGGCGGTCTCTCCGCGCACGGCATCGACTGCTCCGGGCTGGTGCACCTGGCCTGGCGGCGGTTCGGGGTGCTGCTGCCCCGCGACGCCGATGACCAGGCCGTCGCCACCACGCCGCTGGCGTTGGGGGCGGAACGCCCCGGTGATCTCTACTTCTTCGCCCGACCCGGCCGCAAGATCCACCACATCGGCATCGTCACCGCCCCGCCCGGTAACGGTGGCGAGCGGCGGATGCTGCACGCCTGCTACCGGCGGCGGCGGGTCATCGAGGAGCCCCTGCCGGCCGACCGGACCGCGACGCTGGTGGGCGCACACCGCGTCTGACCGGCCGGGCGCGTTTCCCGCACCCGGCCGGCGACACGTCAGCGTCGGGCGTCGGTCAGCTCGCGGCGCCGGTCCCGGGAGGACTTGATCAGGCTGGCGGCGGTGGCGATGCCAAGGGTGCCGAGGATGACCAGCAGCGACAGCCAGATCGGGATGTGCGGCGCCCAGCCGACGTGCTCACCACCGTTGATGAACGGCAGGGTGTTGTCGGCCAACGCCTCCAGCACCAGCTTGACCCCGATGAAGCCGAGCACGACGGCCAGGCCGTAGCTCAGGTAGATCAACCGGTCGAGCAGGCCACCGAGCAGGAAGTAGAGCTGACGGAGGCCCATCAGCGCGAAGACGTTCGCGGTGAAGACCAGGTACGGCTCCTGGGTGATACCGAAGATCGCCGGGATCGAGTCCAGGGCGAAGATCAGGTCGGTGGTGCCGATCGCGATCATCACGATCAGCATCGGGGTGAACAGCCGCTTGCCGTTCTCGTGGGTGATCAGCTTCGCGTCGTCGTAGCCCTTGGAGATCGGCAGCGCCTTACGGCTCCACCGGATCAGCAGGTTCTCGGAGAACTCGTCCTCGTCCGGCTCACCCTGCCGGGCCAGGTTGACCGCGGTGTAGATCAGGAACGCGCCGAAGATGTAGAAGACCCAGGAGAACTGCGAGATCAGTGCGGCACCGGCGGCAATGAACCCACCGCGCATCACCAGCGCCAGCACGATGCCGACGAGCAGGACCTTCTGCTGGTACTGCCGGGGCACCCCGAAGCGCGCCATGATGATCACGAAGACGAAGAGGTTGTCCACCGACAGGCTGTATTCGGTGAGCCAACCGGTGTAGAACTGCCCCGCGGAGCTGGCGCCCGAGGTCAACCAGACACCGACGCCGAAGATCAGGGCGAGACCGACGTAGAAGGCGACCCAGAGGCTCGACTCGCGCACACTCGGCTCGTGCGGGCGCCGACCGATGATCAACAGGTCGACGAGCAGGACCGCAGTCAGTGCGACAAGCGTTCCCGCCCACACCAATCCGGACACGTCCAACGTTCATTCCTCCGGCAGACACGCGGCGTCGGGCACACCGTACGCCCCCGGAGAGGCCGGTGTGCCGCTGTCGCTCACTCTGGTGACTGTCGGAGGTCTCTTCCGCCGCCGCCCGCGAACGGAACGGCGACCTACGGGGCCGGGTCGGGTCGCCGTGGTTCCGACGATCGACCGTGCTGACGACTCCGTCGCGAAGGAATACTCCCCTCCTCGGTGACCATTGTTGCCCACCACGCGCCGTGATCACACCCCGGGCACCCGGTGGCGCCAACCACCCCTCGCCGGGGAATACCGGGGGCAGCGCCCGCCGCGTCAGACCGCCGCGTCACACCCGCTGTGGTGTCCTAGGAGGCTAGTGCAGGTCGGGTGCGGTTTTCGGGTCGCTGAGCGACCGGCAGTCAGTCAGCACATGCAGCGGCGGGCACCGTCGACACCGGAACAGACCCCGCGACACCGCCGACGCGGCCCGCCATGCGAGGCTGTCCGACATGGTGCTTGAGGTCGCGCTCATCGACGTACTGCCCGGACACGAGGACGCGTTCGCCGCCGCGTACGCCGAGGGTCACCCGGTGCTCGCCGGGGCAACCGGCTGCCGGTCCGTGCGGATGACCCGGGGCATCGAGTCCCCGACCCGCTTCGTGCTGCTCGTCGAATGGGACTCGGTCGAGGCGCACGAGGAGAACTTCCGGGCCACCGAACGGTTCGAGCAGTGGCGGGCGTTGATCGGGCCACACTTCGCCGGGCCGCCCGTGGTCGAGCACTTCCTCGACGTGCCGGCCTGAGCCTGCTGTCGTACCCCGCGGTTATCGTGCCCTGCGCACGCGCCGGCCGCCGGTCCCGACGGGCTCGGGGGCGCCGGGCCCGGTGGCCGCGCGGCGCGGCTCCTACTCGCCGACGCGGCGGGCCAGCACGGTGACCGTCTCCTCCGGTGACAGCGCGGCCGCCAGCAATGCCTCGGTCATCCGCTGGTAGCGGTCGACGTCGAGCACGGTGGCCAACCGCACGTCGGTGGTCAACGCCTCCAACATCACCGTCCGCGGGTCCGCCGGGTCGGGAAAGGCATAGCAGGAGTACGGGGTCAGCGGGTGCAGCCCACCACCGGCCGCCCCGCGGGGCAGCAGCCGCACCGTGACATGGGACAGCCCGGTCACGGCGACCAGATGCCGCAACTGTTCACGCCAGACCTCGTCCGGCAGGTCTCCCCTGTCACAGACGGCCTCGGCGAGCACCGCCGTGTAGCGCGGCGGGTAGGCCCGCCGCAACACCTCCTGCCGCAGCGCCCGGGCACGCACCTCGGCCTCCACGTCGACCTCGGGCGTGAGCTGCGCGCCGGCCGCGACCAGCACCCTGGCGTACGCGGGCGTCTGGAGCAACCCCGGCACGATCGCCGGCTGGTATTCGACGATGTCGGCGGCACCCGCCTCCAACTCGGCGTAGGTGCGCTGCCGTTCGCTCATCTCGCCCAGCGTCTTCCACCAGCCGCGGCTGGTCGCCGCGTCCCGGGCGATCACGATCAGCTCGTCCCGGGCGGGCGAGGGCACCTTGTAGATGTCCAGCAGATCGAGCACATCGGCGAGGTCAGGACGGCTCTGACCCAGCTCGATGCGGGACAACTTCGACGTCGAGGCCCAGCCAAGCCGGTCGCAGACCTGTTCCAGGGTCAGCGCCTCGCGCCGGCGTAACTGGCGCAACTCTGCGCCGAGACGTGCACGTCGAATGACAGGACTTGTTGGCAGCGGCATCCCGGCCTCCCCACCGAGGGAGAGTACGCAGGACGATCACCCAGTGCAATAGCTCGCTCGCGCACCGCAATCAGGGGACCTGGTGCCGTCCGGCGGTCGGACCGGCCATTGTCCGGCGTTTGCGCACGTCAGGCGGGGTATCGAGCCGTGCTGTCCAGTCCCGTGCACCGGAGTCCCGCGCACCTGGAGTCCCGCGTGCGACGGAGCCCTGCGGTGCTGTGCGGCCCTGGAGCGCGACGCGGCCTCGGCGTGCAATGCGGCCCTGCGGTGCTGTGCCGCCCTGCGGTGCTGTGCGGCCCGGGAGTGCCGCACGGCTCCCGGCGTGCCGCGCGGTTGGCTCAGGGCCGGTAGGTGCCGAAGGACCAGACGGTGCCGGCCAGGTCACGGGCGGCGTAGTCACGGGAGCCGTAGTCGGTGTCGAACGGCTCGCGCGTGATCTCGGCACCGGCGGCGCGTGCCCGGGCGCAGTGGGCGTCGACGTCCGGCACCGCCACGTAGACCGACCAGTCGTCGTCGGCCGGTCGAGATGCCGCGTCGGCCCGACCACCCAACATGATCATGCCGGTGTCGAGGACGAGTTCGGCGTGCGCGACAGTGCCGTCCGGCGCCTCGTGCACCGAATGCACCTGGAAGCCGAAGGCGGAGCAGAGCCAGTCGATGGCGGCCCGGGGATCGGGGTAACGGAAGATCGGGTAGACGGTTCGCATGACCTGATTCTGCTGCCGACGGCCCCGATCCGGATTGGACGAATGTGACCTCGGCGCGTCCCCTGTCGACCAAGTGGTGTCAGCCGGCCGGAGCGCGGGCGGCGAGCAGGGCGGCCGGAGTGGCCCCCGCGAACTGGCGGAAGTCCCGAATGAGGTGGGACTGGTCGTAGTAGCCGTAGCGCGTCGCCACCGTGGCCCAGTCGACGGCGCCCACCTCGGGCTGATCGGCGCCGACCGGCGCCCCGGCGGTCGGTCCGACGTCGGTGAGCACCGCGTACGCCCGCTGGAAACGCAGCAACCGGGCGGCCATCTTGGGTGGCAGACCAACCTCCTGCCGGAAC
This portion of the Micromonospora zamorensis genome encodes:
- a CDS encoding helix-turn-helix domain-containing protein, with the translated sequence MPLPTSPVIRRARLGAELRQLRRREALTLEQVCDRLGWASTSKLSRIELGQSRPDLADVLDLLDIYKVPSPARDELIVIARDAATSRGWWKTLGEMSERQRTYAELEAGAADIVEYQPAIVPGLLQTPAYARVLVAAGAQLTPEVDVEAEVRARALRQEVLRRAYPPRYTAVLAEAVCDRGDLPDEVWREQLRHLVAVTGLSHVTVRLLPRGAAGGGLHPLTPYSCYAFPDPADPRTVMLEALTTDVRLATVLDVDRYQRMTEALLAAALSPEETVTVLARRVGE
- a CDS encoding mandelate racemase/muconate lactonizing enzyme family protein, translating into MTISEVRTHRVSAPLHTPFVTALRRTTTVDTLVVELVDSDGRSGFGEAPQVWQVTGASVAGARACVRELLGPQLIGRDPDDLVARCAEVQRAVVGNEAAKAAVDVALHDLAARRLGVPLVRLLGGTRLRVPTDVTLAAGDAVDLAAAARQRQADGFGVLKLKVGTDASTDLDRVRAVRAAVGPGVRIRLDANQGWTPREAVRVIRGIEDAGLDVELVEQPVARWDLDGLAWVSDRVSVPILADEAVFGVRDLVEVIRRRAADLVNVKLAKCGGLHPARTLLELATAHGLGTVVGSMMESQVGIGAAASLVAAYGTTAVPDLDAAWWLAWSPVQGGIRYEGATVVLPDAPGLGISGLAEAKVQARG
- a CDS encoding TerC family protein produces the protein MDVSGLVWAGTLVALTAVLLVDLLIIGRRPHEPSVRESSLWVAFYVGLALIFGVGVWLTSGASSAGQFYTGWLTEYSLSVDNLFVFVIIMARFGVPRQYQQKVLLVGIVLALVMRGGFIAAGAALISQFSWVFYIFGAFLIYTAVNLARQGEPDEDEFSENLLIRWSRKALPISKGYDDAKLITHENGKRLFTPMLIVMIAIGTTDLIFALDSIPAIFGITQEPYLVFTANVFALMGLRQLYFLLGGLLDRLIYLSYGLAVVLGFIGVKLVLEALADNTLPFINGGEHVGWAPHIPIWLSLLVILGTLGIATAASLIKSSRDRRRELTDARR
- a CDS encoding VOC family protein; the protein is MRTVYPIFRYPDPRAAIDWLCSAFGFQVHSVHEAPDGTVAHAELVLDTGMIMLGGRADAASRPADDDWSVYVAVPDVDAHCARARAAGAEITREPFDTDYGSRDYAARDLAGTVWSFGTYRP
- a CDS encoding NlpC/P60 family protein, with product MKLQPGREAVVRVAVATLWTSPEAVRPVDRPALTAGADILTWVSGLDTDQQVGDCVLSQLLLGERVLVSELRPDGWARVVAVEQPAAKLDPRGYPGWLPTEQLTPVDPSTDTGTDPPLVVDSTVTGLHAAPNGPVVLPGVVVGTRLVPAGPARDDWRPVHVPGHAAPLWLPDDHLVATSAEAPAAAQALAVAQRLLDVAYIWGGLSAHGIDCSGLVHLAWRRFGVLLPRDADDQAVATTPLALGAERPGDLYFFARPGRKIHHIGIVTAPPGNGGERRMLHACYRRRRVIEEPLPADRTATLVGAHRV
- a CDS encoding antibiotic biosynthesis monooxygenase family protein codes for the protein MVLEVALIDVLPGHEDAFAAAYAEGHPVLAGATGCRSVRMTRGIESPTRFVLLVEWDSVEAHEENFRATERFEQWRALIGPHFAGPPVVEHFLDVPA